A single genomic interval of Malania oleifera isolate guangnan ecotype guangnan chromosome 11, ASM2987363v1, whole genome shotgun sequence harbors:
- the LOC131167564 gene encoding bidirectional sugar transporter SWEET4-like — protein MAGADIARTVVGLVGNVISFCLFASPAPTFWRILKKKTTEQFQPYPYIATILNCMFWVFYGLPLVHPHSILVVSINSVGLAMEVIYTSIFFFYTDNKRRLKVIFWVSLEMAFMGGIITVTLLKFHSHTARSNFVGTFCVVFGVMMYSSPLAIMKKVITTKSVEFMPFYLSLANFLNGVIWVTYALIKFDIYITVGNGLGAVSGAAQLILYAIYYKSTPKNKSGGGEKLSEVQLYSGPQQPLAV, from the exons ATGGCGGGTGCAGATATAGCGAGGACCGTCGTCGGCCTCGTCG GGAATGTCATCTCATTCTGCCTGTTCGCCTCGCcagc TCCGACGTTTTGGAGAATTCTGAAGAAGAAAACGACGGAGCAGTTTCAGCCGTACCCCTACATAGCCACCATATTGAACTGCATGTTTTGGGTGTTCTACGGCCTCCCCCTGGTTCACCCCCACAGCATCCTCGTCGTCTCCATCAACTCCGTCGGCCTCGCCATGGAAGTCATCTAcacctccatcttcttcttctacaCCGACAACAAACGAAGA TTGAAGGTGATATTCTGGGTGAGCCTGGAAATGGCATTCATGGGGGGCATAATAACTGTAACCCTGTTGAAATTCCACTCCCACACCGCCAGATCTAACTTCGTGGGCACCTTCTGTGTCGTGTTTGGAGTGATGATGTACTCTTCGCCTCTTGCAATCATG AAAAAAGTGATCACCACAAAGAGCGTGGAGTTCATGCCATTTTATCTCTCACTGGCCAACTTCCTTAATGGAGTCATCTGGGTCACCTATGCCCTCATCAAATTCGACATCTATATCACC gtTGGGAATGGTTTGGGAGCAGTGTCTGGGGCGGCGCAGCTCATACTGTATGCCATCTACTATAAGTCGACTCCGAAGAATAAGAGTGGTGGTGGTGAGAAGCTCTCTGAAGTGCAGCTCTATAGCGGCCCCCAACAACCACTGGCCGTCTGA